In a genomic window of Diabrotica undecimpunctata isolate CICGRU chromosome 2, icDiaUnde3, whole genome shotgun sequence:
- the LOC140433155 gene encoding uncharacterized protein: MPNYRSLVVTVWALTFVAVSKSVPIEQKAVATQKPTAQKKVGYDYSPADVSGPGYNYGAPQVDQSFHPGDYQGGYDNYQDTQHLGVQDVHHDIHDVHHDVHDVHHEEHHEVHHDDHHHHDPGYWKKKVTWKKGWKKVWKKGQKQVWKPKWKKIWKPIWVPTKKPAWKEIQVPDWKKIWKPVWKPIKVPAWKEIQVPDWKRIWKPVWKTIHVPAWKEIKVPDWKKIWKPIWVDIQVPAWKEIQVPAWKQLWIPVWVKEHVPGKQHLGKDHEGAEIIAHDIWKKKMIWKPIWKKYWKPAQKQIWITKKKLEWKEAWKQIWKPAKKQIWVPDKKLEWKEAWKQIWRTEKKQIWVADKKLEWKEAWKQIWRTEKKQIWVADKKLEWKEAWKQIWVPYWKDIWLPDWKEIWKPVIIQEWFPTPDHHDHHHR; this comes from the exons GTAACCGTTTGGGCACTAACTTTTGTCGCCGTTTCAAAAAGTGTCCCTATCGAACAAAAAGCAGTTGCCACACAAAAACC gACAGCACAGAAGAAAGTTGGCTACGACTATAGCCCCGCTGACGTAAGTGGTCCAGGATACAACTATGGTGCACCCCAAGTAGACCAATCGTTTCATCCGGGAGATTATCAAGGAGGTTATGACAATTATCAAGATACTCAACATCTTGGCGTTCAGGATGTCCATCATGACATTCATGACGTCCATCACGACGTTCATGATGTCCATCACGAAGAACATCACGAAGTTCATCACGACGACCATCATCATCACGATCCAGGATACTGGAAAAAGAAGGTAACGTGGAAGAAGGGATGGAAAAAGGTATGGAAAAAAGGTCAGAAACAGGTTTGGAAACCGAAATGGAAGAAAATCTGGAAGCCGATATGGGTGCCGACGAAAAAGCCGGCCTGGAAAGAGATTCAAGTACCCGATTGGAAAAAAATTTGGAAGCCTGTGTGGAAACCCATAAAAGTGCCTGCTTGGAAGGAAATCCAAGTGCCAGATTGGAAAAGGATATGGAAACCAGTGTGGAAGACAATTCACGTACCAGCTTGGAAGGAAATTAAGGTCCCAGACTGGAAAAAAATATGGAAACCAATATGGGTGGACATACAAGTACCTGCATGGAAAGAAATCCAAGTACCAGCGTGGAAACAGTTATGGATTCCTGTTTGGGTTAAGGAACATGTACCTGGCAAACAGCATCTTGGAAAAGATCACGAAGGTGCAGAAATAATCGCTCATGATATATGGAAGAAAAAAATGATTTGGAAACCGATTTGgaaaaaatattggaaaccaGCACAGAAACAAATCTGGATAACAAAGAAAAAACTCGAATGGAAAGAAGCCTGGAAACAGATCTGGAAGCCAGCTAAGAAACAAATTTGGGTGCCTGACAAGAAGCTGGAATGGAAAGAAGCGTGGAAACAAATCTGGAGAACAGAAAAGAAGCAAATTTGGGTTGCAGATAAAAAGCTTGAATGGAAAGAGGCTTGGAAGCAAATATGGAGGACTGAAAAGAAACAAATTTGGGTCGCCGATAAGAAACTTGAGTGGAAAGAGGCGTGGAAGCAAATATGGGTTCCTTACTGGAAAGACATTTGGTTACCAGACTGGAAGGAAATCTGGAAACCAGTTATTATTCAAGAATGGTTCCCAACTCCGGATCACCATGATCATCATCATAGATAG
- the LOC140433117 gene encoding uncharacterized protein, with protein sequence MQYILGNWNVRTLNKPGAQTALLQELKRYKLMITALQETRWLWKGARDTKTHTILYSGKEQGSKECVVAFVVDNDFKSKIIDFQAVSERICKLRICTHFFSLIMINIHCPTEEQEQHTKESFYQQLEIVYDNALRNDIKIIMSDINAKIGKEPQFYGTTGKNLLHNEMSKNGEFLINFATSKIMVISSTCFPHENIHKMILPDRTTTNQIDHVLINKKAASTISNHAMAVNMGPKRNNQKQTRHIQKENTEENTRTCEEKRNFQKSIKQQALSTL encoded by the exons ATGCAATATATATTAGGAAACTGGAATGTGAGGACACTAAATAAACCAGGAGCTCAAACCGCACTTCTGcaagaactaaaaagatataaGCTCATGATTACTGCCCTTCAGGAGACAAGATGGCTATGGAAAGGTGCCAGGGACACTAAAACGCACACAATTCTATACAGTGGGAAGGAACAAGGAAGCAAAGAATGTGTAGTTGCATTTGTGGTGGATAATGATTTTAAATCAAAAATCATAGACTTCCAGGCAGTCAGTGAAAGAATATGCAAGTTAAGAATTTGCACCCACTTCTTCAGCCTAATAATGATAAACATTCACTGCCCAACAGAagaacaagaacaacatacaaaggAAAGCTTCTACCAACAGCTGGAGATAGTATATGACAATGCGCTAAGAAATGACATCAAGATTATAATGAGTGATATTAATGCTAAAATAGGCAAGGAGCCGCAGTTCTATGGCACAACAGGAAAAAACCTACTGCACAATGAAATGAGCAAGAATggggagtttttgataaattttgccacCAGTAAAATCATGGTTATAAGTTCCACATGCTTCCCACATGAAAACATACACAAAATGATTTTACCAGATAGAACCACAACCAATCAAATCGACCATGTGCTGATAAACAAAAAGGCAGCCAGTACTATCTCAAAC catgctatggcagtaaACATGGGTCCTAAAAGAAACAaccaaaagcaaactcgacacattcaaAAGGAAaatactgaggagaatactaggacctgtgaggaaAAACGGAATTTTCAGAAGTCGATAAAACAAcaagctttatcaactttataa
- the Ssb-c31a gene encoding RNA polymerase II transcriptional coactivator, producing the protein MPKNKSKRDTSDSDSGPDDDVPVKKTKKTESKPSKSSSEEENSWPLGKNKFVKLSEFKNTWYVNIREYYNADGELKPGKKGIMLTMEQWQKFKGFVDEVDEAIKKNV; encoded by the exons ATGCCTAAAAATAAGTCAAAAAGAGATACTTCCGACTCAGATTCCGGACCAGACGAC GATGTTCCAGTCAAGAAGACCAAAAAGACTGAGTCAAAACCGTCGAAGTCGTCAAGCGAAGAAGAGAATTCCTGGCCTTTgggtaaaaataaatttgttaaattgAGTGAGTTCAAAAATACCTGGTATGTTAATATAAGAGAGTACTACAATGCCGACGGCGAACTTAAACCCGGTAAAAAGGGAATTATGCTAACGATGGAACAGTGGCAGAAATTCAAGGGTTTTGTTGACGAAGTAGATGAAGCTATTAAGAAAAATGTTTAG